The sequence ACAACATCATTTCCCATATAGAACTTTATATCACTGTCATACGCTTCTTTTGCATTAATTTGCAAAAGAACAGATTTCTTATCTTTCCTATCCCCAACTTGCCTGGCAATTTCAATATTCACTGAAAGGTGCACATACTGCCGTCCCATTGGAAGGAGCCCTGTTTTCATTATCTGATCAACAATTGAAGGTGATGTGCCATGATAGAGCAGTTCCGGTGGTGGTGTTACCTTCGTTTGCAATTTACCAAGCAGGGAATGACCATATAAAGCACGAATGCGATTTCCATCAATTTCATGGCGTTGTTTGCTTGACGTTTTAATCAAAGGGGTCATAATAATAAGTGGCAATGGCGGCATCTGTTGCATCCCGGACTTCGGTCATGCGGCCGGATTCATCATAAATTACCCACTCACCACGGATTTTCATGTCATGCTAAAACCCTAAAATTTATGTCGTAATTTTCAACCACTTCTGTGTAAACCCAATAAAAACAGACGTATTGCTATAGATCTACGCTAAATTTGTTCAAAAATTAGGGCTATTTTATACTACTAGTATCTTGATATTGATTGGAAAAATGTTTATCGTGATGCACAAAATGACGGTTTTTAGGTGATATTGCAGTGTTTTTCTTGAATTTTTTCAAATTTTGTGATTTTAATCAATTTTAACAAATGCGTATCATGACATTAATTGACCCTAATTTTGGTGCCGTATGGAACCCGAACATTTTTTTTGTCGACCACAAAATACCGCTCAAAAAAAGTACGAAGCTCTTCGTGCTTTTTATGTCGAAAAACGTCAAGCCGAAGACGTTGCCAAACAATTTGGCTATAAGTTGAGTTCATTCTATTCTTTAACCCGTGATTTTAAGAAAAATCTGTCGCAGGAAAATCCTGATCAGCATTTTTTTATTTCCAAACCAGCTGGCCGTAGACCTAAAGACGATACCAGCGAAACCAATCAATACATTATTGATTCTCGGAAAAATCATCTTTCAGTGCCTGACATCAAGGCCGCTCTTGATGCTCAGGGAGAAACTGTTTCTGAAGGATACATTTACAATCTACTCAAAAAAGAAGGATTCGCCCGACTTCCCCGCCGAAAAAGCACTACTCGTGAAAAGACAAGCGCTTCATTGAAAATAGAAGCACCGAAAAGTTATATGTTGGATTTTGCGCCTGAGTCATTTACCGGGCAAAATAGTTTTGGTGTGTTGTGTCTACTGCCATACCTGCAACAATATAGCATTGACAGGCTTATCCAAAATTCAAATTATCCGGAAACAGGCACAATAAACAGACTATCATCAATCCTGTGTTTCGTTGCCCTTAAATTGTCTAATGTCCGCAGATACTCTGCTGATGATATTTGGTGTATGGATAGAGGATTGGGGTTATTTGCCGGTTTGAATGTTCTTCCAAAAACTAGTTGGTACACCTCTTACTCTCATCGAATCACCAGTGAAATGAATAAAGAATTTCTCAAAGGGCTGCATCAAATATTGCTTCACGAAGGATTGCTTTCAGATACGTCCAATATTGATTTTACAACAATTCCGTATTGGGGAGACGATTCCCACCTTGAAAATAATTGGTCAGGAACACGGAATAAAGCGTTGGCAAGCATAGCTGCTGTATTAGCACAAGATCCAGATTCCGGTATCATTACATATGGCGACACTAATGTCAGGCATCAGCAAAAAAATCAAGTCGCAATTGAGTTCCTTGATTTTTATAATGCTAACAGCGGCAACGATCTGAAATACTTGGTTTTCGATAGCAAATTCACCACTTATGAAAATCTTGCCAAGCTTGGCAAAGAAATAAAATTTCTTACCATCCGAAGAAGGGGAAAAAAGATAGTCGAAGAACTTAGCCAAAAGTCGCCTTCATCATGGAAAAAAGTTAGAGTCACAATGGCAAATGGCAAAGGCCGAAACTTAAGAGTTAATGATGAAAAGATATTTCTAAAAGATTATGGTGGTGAGGTGCGGCAAATAGCAATAACAGGGCATGGTAAGATTAAACCAGCTCTATTAATAACAAACGATTTCGATAAACCCTGCGACAAGTTGATTAGAAAATATACAAGAAGATGGTTGGTTGAAAAAGGCATTTCAGAACAAATTGAATTCTTTCATCTAAACAAAGTATCATCATCAATGGTTATTAAAGTAGATTTTGATCTTACAATGTCCATACTTACACACAATTTGCTACGACTCTTTGCTATGGATTTACCTGGTTATTCGCATATCAGTGATTATTCTCTCTATAAAAAATTTCTTGCAATGACTGGGAATGTACAAATTGAAGCTGATCAGGTAACAATCAAAATTAAGAAAAAAAGAAACCTACCCTTACTGCTCACAACAATGCAAAAATTTAAAAAAATGAGGCTCAGATTTTTTGAAAATAAAACGTTCTCTGTTATTGGGGACAGCACAACTTGAGTGTGGATTTTGGCAAAATTATTTTCTGAAAGTAGGGTTTCTTAGCGTACCATGAAAATCCGTGCTCACTATATCTTCAGCGATTTCGCATAAAACTTCATCCGTCTCATCTTCAAGCGTTTTCTTTGCAAGAGATTTTATTTTTTCACTTTTTATTCCGGATAGTGCTGTCAATGAAGCACATTTTGCATCAACATCACCTTTTTCATAAACATTTATGGTTTTGCTAACCTAAAATTGACCCCTTTGAGGGCCAAATGACAACCTAAAATTGACCCCCCACTTTGCATCAGTACTCTGGTATTGAATGGAGATTTTTAACCCATTACCGGAGACGAAAAGGAGAATGCTTAAAGTGGATCAGTATGATTACATCCGAACAGCTCACCGTGTTTATGGAAAGGCCATTAAAGAGCTTGCCAGAGAAACCGGCCATTCAAAAAACACCATAAAAAAAATTTTAAAGCAGGAATACATTGGCTACAAGCAACGATCTAAACAGCCATATCCCGTTCTTGGTCCTTATATCCAGGAGAT is a genomic window of uncultured Desulfobacter sp. containing:
- a CDS encoding RNA 2'-phosphotransferase, which codes for MPPLPLIIMTPLIKTSSKQRHEIDGNRIRALYGHSLLGKLQTKVTPPPELLYHGTSPSIVDQIMKTGLLPMGRQYVHLSVNIEIARQVGDRKDKKSVLLQINAKEAYDSDIKFYMGNDVVWLADHVSPEFIGIYKEDLNRGRLT
- a CDS encoding transposase; this translates as MEPEHFFCRPQNTAQKKYEALRAFYVEKRQAEDVAKQFGYKLSSFYSLTRDFKKNLSQENPDQHFFISKPAGRRPKDDTSETNQYIIDSRKNHLSVPDIKAALDAQGETVSEGYIYNLLKKEGFARLPRRKSTTREKTSASLKIEAPKSYMLDFAPESFTGQNSFGVLCLLPYLQQYSIDRLIQNSNYPETGTINRLSSILCFVALKLSNVRRYSADDIWCMDRGLGLFAGLNVLPKTSWYTSYSHRITSEMNKEFLKGLHQILLHEGLLSDTSNIDFTTIPYWGDDSHLENNWSGTRNKALASIAAVLAQDPDSGIITYGDTNVRHQQKNQVAIEFLDFYNANSGNDLKYLVFDSKFTTYENLAKLGKEIKFLTIRRRGKKIVEELSQKSPSSWKKVRVTMANGKGRNLRVNDEKIFLKDYGGEVRQIAITGHGKIKPALLITNDFDKPCDKLIRKYTRRWLVEKGISEQIEFFHLNKVSSSMVIKVDFDLTMSILTHNLLRLFAMDLPGYSHISDYSLYKKFLAMTGNVQIEADQVTIKIKKKRNLPLLLTTMQKFKKMRLRFFENKTFSVIGDSTT